In Flavobacterium endoglycinae, one DNA window encodes the following:
- a CDS encoding TlpA disulfide reductase family protein, protein MKSTILKSSLFALTIAAAFTSCEKKEGYTINGKIAGLDKGIVYLEYADEKGDKKIIDSAEVKEGTFTLNGKTGEPLFHTLKIKGQEYGAYFLLDNEDITIEAKKDSVFKAKVTGATQNGFYKSYYDNEFKKIQAIAGPIYKLSDSLTQSGKVKLTPEQQTMMDKKWKDLGAFADDLTDKFIRKNKDNLGGALVIEDRIVSYGTPEKVKEYYGILSPEIQKSFYGKKLKASIDLNEKTAIGVAAPEFSQTDINGKVVKLSDYKGKYVLVDFWASWCGPCRKENPNVVVAYKTYHDKGFDVLGVSLDDKKKLWEKAIEKDGLTWTHVSDLKGWQNEAALLYGVKMVPTNYLIGPDGKILAKNLREAELQSKLKEIFSKS, encoded by the coding sequence ATGAAAAGTACCATTTTAAAATCCAGCCTATTCGCATTAACAATTGCGGCGGCATTTACTTCGTGTGAAAAGAAAGAAGGATATACTATCAACGGAAAAATTGCAGGATTAGATAAAGGAATCGTTTATCTAGAATATGCAGACGAAAAAGGCGATAAAAAAATTATTGATTCAGCCGAGGTAAAAGAAGGAACCTTTACTCTTAACGGAAAAACGGGCGAACCTTTATTCCATACGCTAAAAATTAAGGGGCAGGAATATGGAGCATATTTCCTTTTAGACAATGAAGACATTACAATCGAAGCAAAAAAAGATTCTGTTTTTAAAGCGAAAGTAACTGGAGCTACTCAAAACGGATTCTACAAATCATATTACGATAACGAATTCAAAAAAATACAAGCCATCGCGGGCCCGATTTACAAATTATCTGATTCGCTGACACAATCAGGAAAAGTAAAATTAACTCCAGAACAGCAAACCATGATGGATAAAAAATGGAAAGATCTTGGCGCTTTCGCGGATGATCTAACAGATAAATTCATCAGAAAAAACAAAGACAATTTAGGAGGAGCATTAGTAATTGAAGACCGAATTGTGTCTTACGGAACTCCAGAAAAAGTAAAAGAATATTACGGAATTTTATCTCCCGAAATTCAGAAATCATTTTACGGAAAAAAATTAAAAGCCTCAATCGATCTGAACGAAAAAACAGCAATTGGCGTTGCAGCGCCTGAATTTTCTCAAACTGACATAAACGGAAAAGTAGTAAAACTATCCGATTATAAAGGAAAATATGTTTTGGTGGATTTCTGGGCAAGCTGGTGCGGTCCATGCCGAAAAGAAAATCCAAACGTAGTCGTGGCTTATAAAACGTATCATGACAAAGGATTTGATGTTTTAGGAGTTTCTCTAGACGACAAAAAGAAACTTTGGGAAAAAGCAATCGAAAAAGATGGTTTAACCTGGACACATGTTTCTGATTTAAAAGGATGGCAGAATGAAGCAGCTCTTTTATACGGTGTAAAAATGGTTCCAACCAACTACTTAATTGGACCTGATGGAAAAATCTTAGCTAAAAACCTTAGAGAAGCGGAATTGCAATCTAAATTAAAAGAAATTTTCAGCAAATCATAA
- a CDS encoding TlpA disulfide reductase family protein — MNFIQNKIVGFCLCLFMVSINVQAQKKKSASTAASSYTIEGNITGLADGTTVKLIPGATHSSELPVAETTLKEGKFSFSGKLNEPRFFYVVFGKSKGNISVMVENSKIKIIAAGTVSDQESERITFKNVTITGSKSHDYYKKETAFKEDLDKDYKDYHVGIDELSSKVGKARKEGNKKTLDSIYNTEQWKVFEAKEKAFFTKVEKTTLALIAKHKETWWGPFFMMTNFTYFTPDQKPLYDQFSETAKKSYYGQILDKDLNPKSLIGTSIANFTLKDKDGKSYAAKDITAGKKYILVDFWASWCGPCRKEIPNLKTAYSAYSEKGFEILSISIDKDEKAWQKALGQENMQWHNLLDDDKVSKAFNVKAIPATYLVDNNGVIISDNLRGAELEAKLKELMKS; from the coding sequence ATGAACTTCATTCAAAATAAAATAGTAGGATTTTGCCTTTGTTTGTTTATGGTTTCTATAAACGTTCAGGCACAAAAGAAAAAAAGCGCTTCAACAGCGGCTTCTTCATATACAATTGAAGGAAACATCACTGGTTTAGCTGACGGAACAACTGTAAAACTAATTCCAGGAGCAACACATTCTTCTGAACTGCCAGTTGCTGAAACGACATTAAAAGAGGGTAAATTTTCTTTCTCGGGAAAATTAAATGAACCTCGTTTTTTTTATGTTGTCTTTGGTAAAAGCAAAGGAAATATTTCTGTAATGGTCGAAAATTCAAAAATAAAAATAATAGCGGCTGGTACAGTTTCAGATCAGGAAAGTGAACGAATAACATTTAAAAACGTAACAATTACAGGTTCAAAATCACATGATTATTATAAAAAAGAAACTGCTTTTAAAGAAGATTTAGACAAAGATTACAAAGACTATCATGTTGGAATAGATGAATTGAGCAGCAAAGTAGGCAAAGCCAGAAAAGAAGGAAATAAAAAAACCTTAGACTCAATTTACAATACAGAACAATGGAAAGTATTTGAAGCAAAAGAAAAAGCATTTTTTACTAAAGTAGAAAAAACAACATTGGCTCTTATTGCAAAACATAAAGAAACATGGTGGGGACCATTTTTTATGATGACCAACTTCACCTATTTTACCCCGGATCAAAAACCATTGTACGATCAGTTTTCTGAAACGGCAAAGAAAAGTTACTACGGACAAATTTTAGATAAAGATTTGAATCCGAAATCCCTAATCGGAACAAGCATCGCCAATTTTACTTTAAAAGACAAAGACGGAAAATCATATGCCGCAAAAGACATTACAGCTGGAAAAAAATATATTTTGGTTGATTTCTGGGCTTCTTGGTGCGGTCCATGTCGAAAAGAAATTCCAAATCTTAAAACAGCATACTCAGCTTATTCAGAAAAAGGATTTGAAATTTTAAGTATTTCAATTGATAAAGACGAAAAAGCGTGGCAGAAAGCATTAGGACAAGAAAACATGCAGTGGCATAACCTTTTAGACGATGATAAAGTAAGTAAAGCGTTTAATGTAAAAGCAATTCCAGCAACCTATTTAGTTGATAATAATGGTGTAATTATCAGCGATAATTTAAGAGGTGCAGAATTGGAAGCGAAACTGAAAGAACTTATGAAATCTTAG
- a CDS encoding RagB/SusD family nutrient uptake outer membrane protein, translating to MKNIYKKIACLLALGLTFASCENYLDDVPKGFKSPTTLADYEAFLRDEYTNHRVDITGASQLLNDQYVTIATLSSNRLYNALYLWDENADRIALKVSDETTYYSGYAGISTFNLIIENALNTTKATEAEKRVVWAEAKILRAMNYFNLVNFYADTYVASTASTKLSVPLITSANINAPSKQVTIQEMYDFILNDVKEALPYLLKVSQTPLHPNLGAGYAFYSRVSLQMNNYTEALKYADLALAENNKLYDWIGYYNTNKAIIDVPNSYTTTTSPMGYNYVENYTYRHGTFNSLTTENSIPIERAQRFEAGDARFISRWKIYTVGAETYYRRTLSGAFNFGGITTVEVYLIKAECLARAGQISEALAVLNTVRKTRILPSYYQDIATTDKTTALNAIYRTKRNELINTLIPFADARRLNAEGIYKVSFTKTVNGTAYTLKSDSHLWTMPFPQGAIKNPGNGTITQNVAK from the coding sequence ATGAAAAATATATATAAAAAAATAGCGTGTTTATTAGCTTTAGGATTAACTTTTGCTTCTTGCGAAAATTATTTAGACGATGTCCCTAAAGGATTTAAATCACCTACGACATTAGCAGATTATGAAGCGTTTTTGCGTGACGAATACACCAATCATAGAGTTGACATTACAGGAGCTTCGCAACTATTAAACGACCAATATGTAACTATTGCCACTTTATCAAGTAATAGATTATACAATGCGCTTTATTTGTGGGATGAAAATGCAGACCGAATTGCATTGAAAGTCTCAGATGAAACAACGTACTATTCAGGTTACGCCGGGATTTCGACTTTTAATTTAATTATAGAAAATGCATTAAATACCACTAAAGCGACTGAAGCAGAAAAAAGAGTAGTTTGGGCAGAAGCAAAAATATTGCGCGCCATGAACTATTTTAATCTTGTTAATTTTTATGCCGATACGTATGTGGCTTCAACAGCTTCAACAAAACTATCAGTTCCTTTAATTACAAGTGCCAATATTAATGCACCAAGTAAGCAGGTCACAATTCAGGAAATGTATGATTTTATACTAAATGATGTTAAAGAAGCTTTACCTTATTTGTTGAAAGTTTCACAAACTCCTTTACACCCAAATTTAGGTGCAGGTTACGCATTTTATTCAAGAGTTTCTCTTCAAATGAATAACTACACAGAAGCTTTAAAATATGCCGATTTAGCCTTGGCAGAAAACAATAAATTGTACGACTGGATTGGATATTACAATACCAATAAAGCCATAATTGATGTACCAAATTCGTATACGACCACAACATCGCCAATGGGCTACAATTATGTAGAAAACTACACGTATCGTCATGGTACTTTTAATAGTTTAACAACAGAAAACAGTATTCCGATAGAGCGTGCACAACGTTTTGAAGCTGGAGATGCCCGTTTTATTTCTCGTTGGAAAATATATACTGTTGGAGCAGAAACCTATTACAGAAGAACCCTATCGGGAGCTTTCAACTTTGGTGGAATCACAACTGTTGAGGTTTATCTAATTAAAGCCGAATGTCTGGCTCGAGCAGGACAAATTAGCGAGGCATTAGCTGTTTTAAATACAGTTCGCAAAACTCGTATTCTTCCTTCATATTATCAAGACATTGCAACTACAGATAAAACAACTGCTTTAAACGCTATTTACAGAACAAAAAGGAATGAACTTATTAACACGCTGATTCCTTTTGCAGATGCACGTCGTTTAAATGCAGAAGGCATTTATAAAGTAAGTTTTACCAAAACGGTAAATGGAACTGCTTACACATTAAAATCAGATTCTCATTTATGGACAATGCCATTTCCACAAGGGGCAATAAAGAACCCAGGAAACGGAACAATCACACAAAATGTAGCCAAATAA
- a CDS encoding SusC/RagA family TonB-linked outer membrane protein, producing MKKLLNRIRFDKPFLKFDLKMKLTTLFLLTALTVMHAGTTYSQKNKISFNASNMTVGKAIERLEYTTDYRFVYNVRSVDLNRIIDVNAYETSIEVILSKIFNDTSTDFKVSGNHIILTPRKISAEKPEEKKPVADFIVKGRVTDEKGMPLVGAAVADNGSGRGVNTDFNGEYQIIAVSSETTLAFSYLGYVRQEIKVEGRSVINVVLKEDVQELEGLVLKTGYQDITEEKATGSFSSLKAKDFQEQRLNSLDKILEGRIVGYQDGRIRGTTSMNGVTAPLYVIDGFPVENTRLTPYNTIEENLPNLNLEDIETITVLKDAAASSIYGARAANGVVVITTKKAKAGKTNISFSSNLTITPYRNYTGNLTDSADIIGLERGWAEGNPNLKTANASTYAQSLLNNAVFTSLGMQTILNGYAGKTSMAEMNTRLNQLGSQGYKYYDDVAKYAKRDQYFMQHNLSLGKATGTNAFNASITYKDNQLEDRYSENQSVGINLKNSTQINSWLSLDLGTYTNFGKGDTQSYFANTPMFKYQPYNQLVNNDGTNFVSTAASRYNNFTLNSMQTYGLYSMDITPMDEFKRNLIESKNFLNRTFAKFNVKFSNAFTYNAMFQYEFGSDRASQLFDRDSYYVRSKVNGMVTIANNKAVYNLPYGDIIKETNQYSNAYNFRQQLNFNQTFAEKHDFSAIAGMEIRHSKQEYNDNTRYGYDAQTLGFAPINQADLLKVYGTIFSGYMSQNEFSLEKELQNRYVSVYGTGGYTYDRRYSLSGSVRWDRSNLWGTDSKYQNKPTWSAGAGWNIDKESFFDVAWVDGIKLRASYGIGGNIAKDSAPYLTAYYNSNSNVGGNQGTVSKRPNPELSWEKTTTTDIGLDFSFFKSRLSGTVDLYNKKGEDLLANTQGIPTEGWGYSTYTINNGEMTNKGVEVSLRGTIVKTPSFSWDASVLYAYNKNEVDYVNVEAPAYYLQLDYSQAFPRIGKSYNTIYGYKWAGLSNTGVPQVYDASGTAVKYNPGQINAIKDFGSTVPMHSGSFHTSANYKNFSLSALFIYELGHKVRNTFLPMLNNNYNGAMGGYVTDITVVNNHIADRWMKPGDEAFTNVPRAVYEYEPEFNSDSRTIYSYADVNILDASNVRLSNISLAYQMPSSIIKKVKLDGVRFNLNAENVYTFAKSRDAKYMLGGFISPSFVFGVNVNF from the coding sequence ATGAAAAAACTCTTGAACAGAATCAGGTTTGATAAGCCTTTTTTGAAATTTGATTTGAAAATGAAATTGACTACATTATTTCTGTTAACTGCATTGACTGTAATGCATGCTGGAACCACTTATTCTCAAAAAAATAAGATTTCTTTTAATGCCAGCAATATGACCGTTGGCAAAGCGATTGAAAGACTTGAATATACTACGGATTACCGATTTGTTTACAACGTAAGATCTGTTGATTTGAACCGAATAATCGACGTAAATGCATACGAAACTTCAATCGAAGTTATTTTAAGCAAAATTTTTAATGATACCAGTACTGATTTTAAAGTATCTGGAAACCATATTATTCTGACGCCAAGAAAAATCTCTGCAGAAAAACCCGAAGAGAAAAAACCTGTGGCAGATTTTATCGTAAAAGGTAGAGTAACAGATGAAAAAGGAATGCCTTTGGTAGGAGCAGCAGTTGCTGACAACGGTTCTGGAAGAGGTGTAAATACCGATTTTAACGGTGAATATCAAATTATTGCAGTAAGCAGCGAAACTACTTTAGCGTTTTCTTATCTAGGATATGTAAGACAAGAAATAAAGGTAGAAGGAAGAAGCGTTATTAATGTTGTTTTAAAAGAAGACGTGCAGGAATTGGAAGGCTTAGTCTTGAAAACAGGTTATCAGGATATTACAGAAGAAAAAGCAACAGGATCTTTTTCTAGTTTAAAAGCAAAAGATTTTCAAGAACAGCGTTTAAATAGTTTAGATAAAATTTTAGAAGGACGTATTGTTGGATATCAAGATGGAAGAATTCGTGGAACCACCTCTATGAATGGCGTAACAGCACCTTTGTATGTTATTGATGGTTTTCCTGTTGAAAATACAAGATTAACTCCGTACAATACTATCGAAGAAAATCTTCCTAATCTTAACTTAGAAGATATTGAAACAATTACGGTTTTAAAAGATGCCGCGGCTTCGTCTATTTATGGTGCCCGCGCTGCAAATGGAGTGGTAGTCATTACAACCAAAAAAGCAAAAGCAGGAAAAACAAATATTTCTTTTTCAAGCAATTTAACGATAACGCCGTATCGAAATTACACCGGAAATCTTACGGATTCGGCTGATATTATTGGTTTAGAAAGAGGATGGGCAGAAGGAAATCCGAATTTGAAAACGGCTAATGCCTCAACTTATGCACAATCTTTATTAAATAATGCAGTATTTACAAGTTTAGGAATGCAGACTATTTTAAATGGTTATGCAGGAAAAACTTCAATGGCAGAAATGAATACCCGCTTGAATCAACTGGGTTCTCAAGGTTATAAATACTACGATGATGTGGCTAAATATGCAAAACGCGACCAGTATTTTATGCAGCACAATCTTAGTTTAGGTAAAGCAACTGGAACTAATGCTTTTAATGCATCGATTACTTACAAAGACAATCAGCTTGAAGACAGATATTCTGAAAATCAGTCGGTAGGAATTAATTTGAAAAACTCAACACAAATTAACAGCTGGCTGTCTCTGGATTTAGGAACTTATACCAATTTTGGAAAAGGAGATACGCAGAGTTATTTTGCTAATACTCCTATGTTTAAATATCAACCATACAATCAGCTTGTAAATAACGACGGAACCAACTTTGTTTCTACAGCGGCATCTCGCTACAATAATTTCACGCTTAATTCTATGCAGACTTATGGTCTTTATAGCATGGATATCACGCCAATGGATGAATTTAAAAGAAATCTTATTGAAAGCAAGAACTTCCTAAATAGAACCTTCGCCAAGTTTAATGTTAAATTTAGTAACGCCTTTACTTATAATGCCATGTTTCAGTACGAATTTGGTTCAGATCGTGCTAGTCAATTATTTGATAGAGACTCGTATTATGTAAGAAGCAAAGTAAATGGTATGGTCACAATTGCTAATAATAAAGCTGTTTACAATTTGCCTTATGGAGATATCATTAAAGAAACGAATCAGTATTCTAACGCTTATAATTTCCGTCAGCAGTTAAATTTCAATCAGACTTTTGCAGAGAAACATGACTTTTCTGCGATTGCAGGTATGGAAATTCGTCATTCTAAACAAGAATATAACGATAACACCCGGTATGGTTATGATGCACAGACTTTAGGTTTTGCTCCAATAAATCAAGCCGATTTACTAAAAGTATATGGAACAATTTTTAGCGGCTACATGTCACAAAATGAATTTTCATTAGAAAAAGAATTGCAAAACCGTTATGTTTCAGTTTATGGTACCGGAGGTTATACTTATGACAGAAGATATTCTCTTTCTGGAAGTGTTCGCTGGGATCGTTCAAACCTTTGGGGAACCGACAGCAAATACCAAAATAAACCAACTTGGTCTGCAGGAGCAGGATGGAACATCGATAAAGAATCATTTTTTGATGTTGCTTGGGTAGATGGTATTAAACTTCGTGCTTCTTATGGTATTGGCGGAAATATAGCCAAAGATTCTGCGCCGTATTTAACAGCGTATTACAATTCTAATTCAAATGTAGGAGGTAACCAAGGAACGGTAAGTAAAAGACCAAATCCAGAATTATCTTGGGAAAAAACAACTACTACAGACATTGGTTTAGATTTTTCATTCTTCAAAAGCAGATTAAGCGGAACTGTCGATTTGTATAATAAAAAAGGAGAAGATTTATTAGCAAACACACAAGGAATTCCAACAGAAGGCTGGGGATATTCTACTTACACCATAAACAATGGTGAAATGACCAACAAAGGTGTCGAAGTGAGTTTAAGAGGAACTATTGTCAAAACACCTTCATTCTCTTGGGATGCCTCAGTTTTGTATGCTTACAACAAAAACGAAGTAGATTATGTAAACGTAGAAGCACCTGCTTATTACCTGCAGCTGGATTATTCGCAAGCGTTTCCTAGAATAGGAAAAAGTTATAACACCATTTATGGTTACAAATGGGCAGGACTAAGTAATACAGGAGTTCCTCAAGTTTATGATGCATCAGGAACAGCAGTAAAATACAATCCAGGGCAAATAAATGCTATTAAAGATTTTGGTTCTACAGTTCCAATGCATAGCGGTTCTTTCCATACTTCTGCCAATTATAAAAACTTTTCGCTTTCAGCACTTTTCATTTACGAGTTAGGACATAAAGTTAGAAATACCTTTCTGCCTATGTTAAATAATAATTACAACGGTGCAATGGGAGGTTATGTTACAGATATTACAGTAGTAAACAATCATATTGCCGATAGATGGATGAAACCTGGAGACGAAGCCTTTACAAATGTGCCAAGAGCGGTTTATGAATATGAACCAGAATTTAATTCAGATTCCCGTACCATTTATTCGTATGCCGATGTTAATATTTTGGATGCTTCAAATGTGAGATTAAGTAACATTTCGCTAGCGTATCAAATGCCAAGTTCAATTATTAAGAAAGTAAAATTAGACGGAGTACGTTTCAATCTCAACGCCGAAAATGTCTACACATTTGCAAAAAGTAGAGATGCCAAATACATGCTGGGCGGTTTTATATCTCCAAGCTTTGTTTTTGGTGTAAATGTTAATTTCTAA
- a CDS encoding FecR family protein: MTVKKSERLIVKFITNQASQEEIEQLTMWLKEEENQIVFNDFVKTNYAIDTALNTFDSTEVRKQLSERIAKENNVFYKRRFSSYYKYAAILIVALGGFYFYKNASSDQVKKNVIVPRVDEIVLQLGNGTSETIDISEEKNITDKDGNIIGKQEKNRLVYNTAFAKGELVYNTLKIPYGKRFEVQLSDGTVVHLNAGTALRYPVQFVKNKNREVYLTGEAYFDVSKDKAHPFTVNTQEMNVEVLGTKFNVDSYSNNSSTDVVLVEGKVSLYKGQKINQNQIYLTPGLKGSTQKGQSEIKTEQVNTDYYTDWVKGSLVFKNASFDDIIKKLERRYNVTFINKNKTLGREIFNARFDNEPIEVVLKYFSDSYAIDYNIDRDKITIK; encoded by the coding sequence ATGACAGTAAAAAAGTCAGAGAGACTAATTGTTAAATTTATCACAAATCAAGCTTCTCAAGAAGAAATTGAGCAGTTAACCATGTGGTTAAAAGAAGAAGAAAATCAAATTGTATTTAATGATTTTGTAAAAACCAATTATGCAATTGATACAGCTTTGAACACTTTTGATTCAACTGAAGTTAGAAAACAGCTTTCTGAGAGAATTGCAAAGGAAAATAATGTTTTTTATAAAAGAAGATTTTCATCTTATTATAAATATGCAGCGATTTTGATTGTGGCTTTGGGCGGATTTTATTTCTATAAAAATGCTTCATCAGATCAGGTAAAGAAAAATGTTATTGTTCCAAGAGTTGATGAAATTGTTTTACAATTAGGTAACGGTACATCGGAAACGATTGATATTTCTGAAGAAAAAAATATTACAGATAAAGATGGGAATATCATTGGCAAACAGGAAAAAAACAGGCTGGTTTATAATACGGCTTTTGCCAAAGGAGAATTGGTATACAACACCTTAAAAATTCCGTATGGTAAAAGATTTGAAGTACAATTATCAGATGGAACAGTGGTGCATTTAAATGCTGGAACCGCATTGCGATATCCCGTTCAATTTGTCAAAAACAAAAACAGAGAAGTATATCTTACAGGCGAGGCGTATTTTGATGTCAGCAAAGACAAAGCTCATCCATTTACTGTAAACACGCAGGAAATGAATGTTGAGGTTTTAGGAACTAAATTCAATGTAGATTCCTATAGCAATAATAGCAGTACAGACGTGGTGCTGGTGGAAGGTAAAGTTTCGCTTTATAAAGGGCAAAAAATAAATCAAAATCAGATTTATTTAACACCAGGTTTGAAAGGTTCGACCCAGAAAGGCCAGAGCGAAATTAAAACCGAACAAGTCAATACGGATTACTATACTGATTGGGTTAAAGGAAGTTTAGTGTTCAAAAATGCATCGTTTGACGATATCATTAAAAAACTGGAACGCCGCTATAATGTAACTTTCATCAATAAAAATAAAACACTTGGAAGAGAGATTTTCAATGCCCGTTTTGACAACGAACCTATCGAAGTAGTCTTAAAATATTTCAGCGACAGTTATGCCATTGATTACAATATTGACCGAGATAAAATCACTATTAAGTAG
- a CDS encoding RNA polymerase sigma factor has translation MKMDDYSDNIILIESLRNGDESAYTYLIDTYHHKLCVYANSLVKNVYSAEDIVQNVFIKVWEHRTRLKENHSLKSFLYKLVYNEFIDLYRKNQSLFSLEKSYYDALNGIVQEEDSEAFQRVLNAVNKEIQNLPPKCKEVFILSKKEGLTNIEIAEHLDVSIKTVEAQITKAFSILRTTLEEKIRSVLFLLFSNKKFNFTDMNLRTKSREKVKQHFCH, from the coding sequence ATGAAAATGGATGATTACAGCGATAATATTATTCTAATTGAGTCTCTACGAAATGGAGATGAAAGCGCTTACACGTATCTTATCGACACGTATCATCATAAACTTTGTGTGTATGCTAACAGCTTGGTTAAGAATGTTTACAGCGCCGAAGATATTGTGCAGAATGTTTTTATCAAAGTTTGGGAACATCGCACCAGATTAAAAGAAAATCATTCTTTAAAAAGTTTTCTTTACAAACTCGTTTACAACGAATTTATTGATTTGTATCGTAAAAATCAGTCTTTGTTTTCTCTTGAAAAATCGTATTATGATGCTTTAAACGGAATTGTTCAGGAAGAAGATTCTGAAGCATTTCAAAGAGTTTTGAATGCGGTGAATAAAGAAATTCAAAACCTGCCTCCAAAATGCAAAGAGGTTTTTATTTTAAGCAAAAAAGAAGGTTTAACCAATATCGAAATCGCAGAACATCTAGATGTTTCGATAAAAACAGTCGAAGCACAGATTACAAAAGCTTTTTCTATTTTGCGTACGACTTTGGAAGAAAAAATAAGAAGTGTTTTATTTCTTTTATTTTCAAATAAGAAGTTTAATTTCACCGATATGAATTTACGAACAAAAAGCAGAGAAAAAGTGAAACAGCATTTTTGTCATTGA